A stretch of Haloprofundus halophilus DNA encodes these proteins:
- a CDS encoding DUF5789 family protein, producing MADEPDENPRTDPSHESVIESSRQRKDERADTVENIMDEVDRHLEGQKFPVRGEELAEEYGGQPDDMPNETESLGSVFDRLGQDEEYESAEEVREAVYGEVTGEAGGENEYNPDRELQEIAEDVVDDESNTNAN from the coding sequence ATGGCCGACGAACCCGACGAGAACCCCCGGACCGACCCGAGCCACGAGAGCGTCATCGAGAGCTCCCGGCAGCGGAAAGACGAGCGCGCGGACACCGTCGAGAACATCATGGACGAGGTGGACCGTCACCTCGAAGGTCAGAAGTTCCCGGTTCGCGGCGAGGAGCTCGCCGAGGAGTACGGCGGTCAGCCCGACGACATGCCGAACGAGACGGAGTCGCTCGGAAGCGTCTTCGACCGACTCGGACAGGACGAGGAGTACGAGTCCGCAGAGGAGGTCCGAGAGGCCGTCTACGGCGAGGTCACCGGCGAAGCCGGCGGCGAGAACGAGTACAACCCCGACCGCGAACTGCAGGAGATCGCCGAGGACGTCGTCGACGACGAGTCGAACACGAACGCGAACTGA
- a CDS encoding Gfo/Idh/MocA family protein produces MSEKTHSDVPIRVGIVGLGYIGTTVGDEFDHHPQARVAAVCDVAESARTDAGEQFSVPMEARYEQYEEMLDGENLDAVLIGTPHTLHYGQVVAALERGLHVLCDKPLTTDFEQAKDLYERTLDADEVLMVGYQRHLNPAFVEARELWTESERTPRWITAEISQDWVDRFSGTWRANPDLSGGGYLYDTGSHILDAILWTTDLTPTAVRADMTFVDDEERVDERAELWIEFEEGANASVSVYGKTPCTREHIHIWDDEGAVYLDGREWEDRQLTEIDADSTTHAPYLGGRSHPNKAESFVRAIREGTAPPATPMDGLRVTAVTEAAYESARGDGDWVSVDL; encoded by the coding sequence ATGTCGGAGAAGACACACAGCGACGTCCCGATTCGAGTAGGTATCGTCGGTCTCGGCTACATCGGCACGACCGTCGGCGACGAGTTCGACCACCACCCGCAGGCCCGGGTCGCGGCGGTGTGCGACGTGGCCGAGTCCGCCCGCACCGACGCGGGCGAACAGTTCTCCGTGCCGATGGAGGCGCGCTACGAACAGTACGAGGAGATGCTCGACGGCGAGAACCTCGACGCAGTTCTCATCGGCACGCCGCACACGCTCCACTACGGCCAGGTCGTCGCCGCGCTCGAACGCGGCCTCCACGTCCTCTGCGACAAGCCGCTGACGACGGATTTCGAGCAGGCGAAGGACCTCTACGAGCGCACGCTCGACGCCGACGAAGTGCTGATGGTCGGCTACCAGCGCCACCTCAATCCGGCGTTCGTCGAAGCGCGAGAGCTGTGGACGGAGTCCGAGCGGACGCCGCGGTGGATAACCGCCGAGATCAGCCAGGACTGGGTCGACCGCTTCAGCGGGACCTGGCGCGCGAACCCCGACCTCAGCGGCGGCGGCTACCTCTACGACACCGGGAGCCACATCCTCGACGCCATCCTCTGGACGACGGACCTCACGCCGACGGCCGTCCGCGCGGACATGACGTTCGTCGACGACGAGGAGCGCGTCGACGAGCGCGCAGAGCTGTGGATCGAGTTCGAGGAGGGAGCCAACGCCAGCGTCTCGGTGTACGGGAAGACCCCGTGCACGCGCGAACACATCCACATCTGGGACGACGAGGGCGCGGTGTATCTCGACGGTCGCGAGTGGGAGGACCGCCAACTCACGGAGATAGACGCCGATAGCACGACGCACGCGCCGTATCTCGGCGGTCGGTCGCACCCGAACAAAGCCGAGTCGTTCGTCCGCGCCATCCGGGAGGGGACGGCCCCGCCCGCGACGCCGATGGACGGCCTCCGCGTCACGGCGGTCACCGAGGCGGCCTACGAGTCCGCCCGCGGCGACGGCGACTGGGTGAGCGTCGACCTCTAA